Part of the Candidatus Liberimonas magnetica genome, ATGAAAAAAAATCCTGAAGCAGTAATAGATTTTTTAGTCAGTATCAAAGAAGCGGCGTACTATATGATCTTGAATAAAAAGGAAGTGAACAAGTGGTACGGGGATTTATGCCGGATAGACCCAGGCTTGATAGATGAGGCATCAAAGACCAATAAAATATACGGGGATGCTAAAACTTTTAAAGATATTGATATATCCGTTAGTAACGAACTGGCTCAAGTTATGTCTCAAACAAGTGCTTTTCTTTTCGAAGAAAAGTTGATAAGTGCGAAACTTGACAGCTCATCTATTGTTGATACAGAAATCGTAAAAAAAGCAGATAAAAAAACTCTAAAACAAAAATATGACCCTAAAGAAGTAAAAGTAAAAGATTCAAAAAATAAACCTTTTTCAAAATAAAATAAAATGGATAGATACGAAGAATTAATGGCAGAGCAGTCGATACGTCCTTTGCACGCTAAACCAGGACTTCCTTCAATAGGAATAGTTGTCCCGCCAAGCCCTTTTATAGTGCCTCAAGGCTGGCAGTTTTACTTAAGGCAGCCGTTTGAAGGAGTTTCTTATATCGCCACCGTATTAAAGAATGCGGGTTACAGGGTAAGGATAATTGACGTGCGGCAGTCAAAAAACAGTTTAGATGAAGCTATGCTGCAATCAAAAGGCCTGGACATATTGGGTATATCGACCTTTGAAGATAGTTTCCCTTTTATACAAGACCTATGTAAAAAAGTAAAAGAAAGAGCCCCGAAAACATATATCGTGCTCGGCGGGTCTCTGGTAACTTCTGTCCCGGAGGTCGTGATGGCAAATACAGAAGCTGATATCGCTGTAATAGGAGAAGGTGAATTAACTATCCTTGAACTCCTTGAAAAATATTCTTCCGGCAAGCTGGATAGTTTATCTGAAATAAACGGGACCGCATATAAGGACAGCTTTAAGAAAACCGTCATAAATGCTTCAAGAAAACAGATAGAGGATCTGGACCATCTGCCTTTAATAGATTTCTTCCTGTGGCCGCAAACCCGGAAAGACGCACACCTAAAGGAAGTCCTTATTTCTCACAGCCGCGGTTGTTCCAATAATTGCGCTTTCTGCTACAGGCCCATCCCGCATTTACGCGAGAAATCCGTTGAGAAATTCAGCAGAGAAGTAAAAGAATTAAAACTTAGGCATAATTTTAATTTCATTTATTTTGTGGATTTGACCTTTGCTGTTAAAAAAGAAAGGAACCTTGAGATCTGCGAAGTTCTGAAGGCTAATAACGTTAAATGGTCGTGCATGACAAGGGTTCAGAACCTCGATCCTGAAACATTAAGAGCAATGAAAACTGCCGGATGCGAGATAATACTCTATGGGTTTGAATCCATAGACCAACTGATACTTGACAGTATTCACAAGAAGATCACGGTCGCAGAAATTCGTGATGCAATAAAAATGACGAATGATGCAGGGATCGAGATCGGCGGGCTGTTTATCATAGGTTTCCCAGGAGAAACAACGGAGTCGCTTGATAAAACAGTAGATTTTTTGAAAGAAACAGGTTCAGTCGCCAGGGTAAAATATTTGTCTGCGATACCCGGCACGGAGATATACAGGACCGCTGTACAGAAAGGCCTGATAAAAGATGAGCTCGCACACCTTTACTGGCTGAGCAGGGAACGGGGCCATGAGGATGACGAGTTCATAAATTTTACCGAGATGCCCGATAACATGCTAAGAGAGGCTTATAAAAAGATCAAAAATATGTACATCAAAGGCCTGGCAAAATATGAGGACACTTATTAAAAACAACAAAATAGCCGTCAAGGTAAAAAAACAATTTTATGCCAGGGCTTTGAAATTTGAAGATTCCGCCAGGTGGGTCAAAGACAAGAAGCTGCTGAACCTGCACAAAGAGCTCATACCCTTTAATTCATCATCAAGGGTCCTGGACTTGTGCTGCGGCACCGGCCTTGTCGGAAAAGAATTTGCAGGAAAAGCTTTTGCTGTTACCGGGATTGATATAAGCGGCAAAATGCTGGAAAAAGCTTCAAAAAGGCTTGATGTATGCGTAAACGCCAATGCCGAAGCTATTCCGTTTAGTGATAATTATTTTAATTTTATCGTATGCAGACAGGCGTTGCATTTTTTAAACCTGAAAAAAGCCTTTAAAGAAATGTACAGGACATGTAAAGACGGCGGCAAAATCCTGGTCAGCCAGATAGTCCCGTACGGGAGGCATGACAAAGCCTGGCTGTTTAAAATCCACAAGTTAAAACAGCCTTTATTAAAAAATTATTTGGATGAAGAAGATATTAAGCGGCATCTTAGGTCTGCAGGTTTTACTAAACTTGAAAAACACTATTATTATCTTGAAGAAAACATTGATGACTGGCTAAGATATGAGCCCGAACTTTCAAAACAAAAAATATCTAAAATAAAAAACTTATTTCGTTTTGCTCCGAAAACTTATAAAATCATTCATGGAACCAAATTATCGAATAACAGCATTGTTGATAAAATGAAATGGGTTATAATAACTGGAAAGAAACCTTGCTAAATTTGATGAAAAGATTTTAGCTTCTAAAGTCAGAGTGGTTTCTAATCTGCTCAACTTTATCAGATTTTGCATAGTCATAAAGACAATATAACCATATTGATAAAGTTTAGCATTAGAGAGTGTTATGAAAAAACATCTGTTATCAGCTTTATTTTTTTGTCATTACTTGACATTTTTAAGTTCCGGACTTGTCTTTTCAGAACCGGTGGATGGTAATGCAGTAAAAGTAAATCCTGAAACAGAATATATCAAAAAAGGTAATGCTTTACATGGTCAGTACAGGTTTAATGAAGCCGAACAGATGTACAAAAAGGCATTGGAAATAAACCCTAAAAATGATGGGGTATATGTTAGATTAGGCAGAGTTTACCAGGGTATAGGTCAAGATAAAAAGATGTATGAAAAAGCTAAAGAGATGCATAAAAAGGCATTGGAAATAAACCCTGATAATGATGGAGCATACAGAAGCTTAGCTGATATTTATCAACATCTGGGCAAGGCAAAAGAAGCCGAAGAGATGTACAAAAAGGCGTTAGAGATAAACCCGAAGAATAGTGATGCCTATACAGGTTTAGGCTGCTTTAACCTGGATCTTGGCAGGATAAAAGAAGCTGAAGAGATGTGCAAGAAAGCCTTGGAGATAAACCCAAATAATGCACGTGCATATATGAGTTTGGGCAATGTTTACTGGGAGCTTGGCAATACGAAAGAAGCCGAAGTGATGTATAAAAAGATGTTGGAGACAAACCCGAACAGTGAATGGTCATACAATACCTTAGGAAAGATTTATAACTCTCAGGGTAAGATGAAAGAAGCCGAAGAGATGTGCAAGAAAGCCTTGGAGATAAATCCGAAGAGTGAAAACATATGCAAAACTTTAATCAATATTTACTGGTCTCAGGGCAAAGCGAAAGAAGCCGAAGAGATGTGCAAAAAGGCATTGGAAATAAATCCTAAGAATGATGAGGTATATGTTAGATTAGGCAGAGTTTACCAGGGTATAGGTCAAGATAAAAAGATGTATGAAAAAGCTAAAGAGATGCATAAAAAGGCATTGGAAATAAACCCTAACAATGAAAGTGCATATAAAAATCTGGGTAATATTTACCGCTCTCAAGGCAAGGCAAAAGAAGCCGAAGAGATGTACAAGAAGGCATTGAAGATAGATCCTAAGAATGAAGATGCCTGCGTTGGTTTAAGCAATATTTACCGCTGTCAGGGTAAGATGAAAGAAGCCGAAGAGATGTGCAAGAAAGCCTTGGAGATAAACCCGGACAGTGAATGGTCATACAATACTTTAGGAAATATTTATCACTCTCAGAGTAAGATGAAAGAAGCCGAAGAGATGCACAAAAAGGTCTTGGAGATAAACCCTGAGAATGAAAGCGCATACAGGGATTTAGGCGATGTTTACCAGGCGTTGGGCAAGGCAAAAGAAGCCGAAGAGATGTACAAGAAAGCTGATTATTATGGTTCGAGCAGGAATAGCAAAAAGAGGATAAAATGATATAAAAAAGATGTGCATTGCATGACACAAGTATATAACGTTAAGGAAAAATAAAATACACAACTTTTATTTATAGATAAAGATTAACCAACCACATTAATTTAATACGGCTTTTGTTTTTAGAGACTATAATGAAAAGATATCTACTGCCAACCCTATTTTCTTGTTTTTGTATGATATTTTTATATTCCGGACTAGTCTTTTGTGAACTAACAGTCGAAGTCGACGGAAAAGCAGATGTTGAAATGGAGTATATCCAAAAAGGCAATGATCTATACCTTCAGGGCAAATATAAAGAAGCTGAAGAAATGTATAAGAGAGCATTGGAAATAAACCCTAAAAATGACAAGACATTCGTTAACTTAGGCCATGTTTACCAGGAGTTAGGCCAGGACAAAAAGATGTATAGAAAAGCTGAAGAGATGCAAAATGAAGCATTAGAGATTAATCCGAAGAATGATGATGCATACAGTACCTTAGGTAGTATTTACCAGGCGTTGGGCAAGGCAAAAGAAGCCGATGAGATGTGCAGAAAAGCATTAGAAATAAACCCGAAGAATACAAGGGCATTATATATTTTAGGTAATGCTTTCCTGGCTCAGGGCAAGTCGAAAGAAGCTGAAGAGATGTACAGGAAAGCATTAGAAATAAACCCGAAGAATGAAAACGCATGTAAAGGTTTAGTCAATATTTACTGGTCTGGAGGCAGGAAGAAAGAAGCCGAAGAAATGTGCAAAAAAGTATTGGA contains:
- a CDS encoding methyltransferase domain-containing protein, translating into MRTLIKNNKIAVKVKKQFYARALKFEDSARWVKDKKLLNLHKELIPFNSSSRVLDLCCGTGLVGKEFAGKAFAVTGIDISGKMLEKASKRLDVCVNANAEAIPFSDNYFNFIVCRQALHFLNLKKAFKEMYRTCKDGGKILVSQIVPYGRHDKAWLFKIHKLKQPLLKNYLDEEDIKRHLRSAGFTKLEKHYYYLEENIDDWLRYEPELSKQKISKIKNLFRFAPKTYKIIHGTKLSNNSIVDKMKWVIITGKKPC
- a CDS encoding B12-binding domain-containing radical SAM protein gives rise to the protein MDRYEELMAEQSIRPLHAKPGLPSIGIVVPPSPFIVPQGWQFYLRQPFEGVSYIATVLKNAGYRVRIIDVRQSKNSLDEAMLQSKGLDILGISTFEDSFPFIQDLCKKVKERAPKTYIVLGGSLVTSVPEVVMANTEADIAVIGEGELTILELLEKYSSGKLDSLSEINGTAYKDSFKKTVINASRKQIEDLDHLPLIDFFLWPQTRKDAHLKEVLISHSRGCSNNCAFCYRPIPHLREKSVEKFSREVKELKLRHNFNFIYFVDLTFAVKKERNLEICEVLKANNVKWSCMTRVQNLDPETLRAMKTAGCEIILYGFESIDQLILDSIHKKITVAEIRDAIKMTNDAGIEIGGLFIIGFPGETTESLDKTVDFLKETGSVARVKYLSAIPGTEIYRTAVQKGLIKDELAHLYWLSRERGHEDDEFINFTEMPDNMLREAYKKIKNMYIKGLAKYEDTY
- a CDS encoding tetratricopeptide repeat protein → MKRYLLPTLFSCFCMIFLYSGLVFCELTVEVDGKADVEMEYIQKGNDLYLQGKYKEAEEMYKRALEINPKNDKTFVNLGHVYQELGQDKKMYRKAEEMQNEALEINPKNDDAYSTLGSIYQALGKAKEADEMCRKALEINPKNTRALYILGNAFLAQGKSKEAEEMYRKALEINPKNENACKGLVNIYWSGGRKKEAEEMCKKVL
- a CDS encoding tetratricopeptide repeat protein, whose amino-acid sequence is MKKHLLSALFFCHYLTFLSSGLVFSEPVDGNAVKVNPETEYIKKGNALHGQYRFNEAEQMYKKALEINPKNDGVYVRLGRVYQGIGQDKKMYEKAKEMHKKALEINPDNDGAYRSLADIYQHLGKAKEAEEMYKKALEINPKNSDAYTGLGCFNLDLGRIKEAEEMCKKALEINPNNARAYMSLGNVYWELGNTKEAEVMYKKMLETNPNSEWSYNTLGKIYNSQGKMKEAEEMCKKALEINPKSENICKTLINIYWSQGKAKEAEEMCKKALEINPKNDEVYVRLGRVYQGIGQDKKMYEKAKEMHKKALEINPNNESAYKNLGNIYRSQGKAKEAEEMYKKALKIDPKNEDACVGLSNIYRCQGKMKEAEEMCKKALEINPDSEWSYNTLGNIYHSQSKMKEAEEMHKKVLEINPENESAYRDLGDVYQALGKAKEAEEMYKKADYYGSSRNSKKRIK